A single region of the Pararge aegeria chromosome 20, ilParAegt1.1, whole genome shotgun sequence genome encodes:
- the LOC120632631 gene encoding gonadotropin-releasing hormone receptor: MESAGNNTILYDDDILYTSEFLLQREFSDILADVKRWPIDKCLEAHLINDTLGNDLTNSVYVYNGTRVTCLEHAPVLTRSTIIRASVLSVMAILSFLGNFATMISVQRGKRGRRRARPSWTAIYSLIFQLSIADLLVTVFCIAGEAAWSFTVQWYAGNIACKLFKFLQMFALYLSTFILVLIGVDRWLAVKYPMKSMATASRSVRLVIIAWILSCVLSIPQTIVFRVAKGPFIEDFYQCVTHGFYTERWQEQAYTTLSLVFMFILPLIILVSTYVSTVRTIAKSEKVFQPEVTRQEKYLTPDVNRRRLIDRAKMKSLRMSVVIVAAFMIWWTPYYVMMIMFTFLNPDKDQSEDLLSGIFFFGMSNSLVNPVIYGAFHLWPKKKRSRHSDRESGGQHASLLRRGDHTSSVRLTTIRSLRSSAKYSNGQNISLL; this comes from the exons ATGGAGAGTGCAGGCAACAATACCATATTATATGACGACGACATTCTTTACACGAGTGAGTTTTTACTTCAAAGGGAGTTCAGCGATATATTAGCGGATGTGAAAAGATGGCCGATTGACAAATGCCTGGAAGCACATCTAATAAACGACACTTTAGGAAATGATTTGACAAACAGCGTCTACGTTTATAACGGTACTCGGGTCACGTGCTTGGAGCATGCGCCTGTTTTAACCAGAAGCACTATAATCAGAGCGAGCGTTCTTTCAGTAATGGCCATTTTATCATTCTTAGGAAACTTTGCAACTATGATTAGCGTTCAGAGAGGCAAAAGAGGTCGCAGGAGAGCAAGGCCATCGTGGACAGCAATTTATAGTCTGATATTCCAGCTAAGTATAGCAGATTTACTGGTGACAGTGTTTTGTATAGCGGGAGAAGCGGCTTGGTCTTTCACTGTGCAGTGGTACGCGGGAAACATAGCGTGCAAGCTATTCAAATTTCTGCAAATGTTTGCTTTGTACTTGAGTACATTTATACTGGTGCTGATTGGTGTAGACCGATGGCTGGCCGTTAAGTATCCTATGAAGAGTATGGCCACTGCTTCAAGGAGTGTAAGACTGGTGATCATTGCTTGGATTCTAAGCTGCGTTCTTAGCATACCTCAG ACCATCGTTTTTCGAGTAGCGAAAGGGCCATTTATCGAAGATTTTTACCAGTGTGTAACTCACGGTTTTTATACAGAAAGATGGCAAGAGCAAGCGTACACGACGCTCTCActtgtatttatgttcatcCTACCTCTCATCATTCTAGTGTCTACTTATGTATCAACAGTGAGAACTATcgcaa AAAGCGAAAAGGTATTCCAGCCGGAAGTGACGCGGCAAGAAAAATATTTGACACCCGACGTTAATAGGAGGAGACTAATAGATAGGGCGAAAATGAAATCTTTAAGGATGTCGGTGGTGATTGTTGCGGCTTTCATGATCTGGTGGACTCCGTACTATGTCATGATGATAATGTTCACGTTTCTGAATCCAGACAAAgat CAAAGCGAAGATCTACTGTCGGGGATATTTTTCTTCGGCATGTCAAACAGTCTCGTCAACCCCGTGATATACGGCGCCTTCCATTTGTGGCCAAAGAAGAAAAGATCTCGGCATAGCGACAG GGAATCTGGTGGTCAACATGCATCGTTACTGCGACGTGGCGACCACACTTCGTCAGTGAGACTAACAACTATCAGGTCGCTCAGGTCATCAGCAAAGTATTCCAACGGACAGAATATCAGTTTATTATAA